Within Planococcus citri chromosome 2, ihPlaCitr1.1, whole genome shotgun sequence, the genomic segment TTTCACAATATCTCTATTATAATGATAATGACTATTGACTAAACCACATCCGAATCATTAAAACTACATATTTTCAACTGTCAAGTGAATGATAACGTACCCAAGCAGCAGTGATGCAAAACCACGAAAAACAATGCTATAGAAAACTTTAGAATTCtacatttataggtacctatgagctaaaaaaataaatcattcaaaaaaatggcgCCAGTGACTCGGAATTTTGAAAGGGCatagagtgaattttagcttgaaaaatttccggTGGTTCAACACGATAGCTGCTCAAAAGGGGCCACGGGCCAcccttaaatttttgaaatatttttccctcgcttcagtaaatcaaactttgaaaaaaatatggttctGTGGGGCTGGGAGAGGGGGACAGAAATATAATTTCAAGGAGACCATTAGTATAGGAATTTGGCTAAAATAATAAGCATTTTCAAAGTGACAAAGTCGAcagattttgacaaatttttacatattttcgtgaaaaaatatcagtaatgtacatacctataaatccaaaaaaaaaaagggctgaaaaacttgatatttgatgatttttgtctGTATGAAGGTAGTGAGAAAAGAATTGTGGGAGGGTGATACCCTCATCATACTCgcaccacattttcaaaatcttgtgcACTCCACTATGAGCTACATACGTATTTATTGTGTGAATAAATAGTCGCAGCtagcaatattttttaaatgtatagGTATCCGTAGGTATCCACTAGAAGTTTTTGTACGGAGGAAACACAAACAGATTTAGTGAGAAAAATGTACAATATAAGCTGCATCACTGCACTGGCATGGttatatatgtatttatcaTCCACCAGGACACCTCATAGGATACTATAAAACTGTACAGCACTGCTCTATATAATATTGTGCATCACATTTGATAGTGTACTCGTGTTGGTGAGACGGTGTAGACAACCATATTTTTTTGCGTTTGTGTGttcgtttcactttttttttgtttcgtgcAACTCATCGGATTTAGAATAGACTGTGAACAATATTGGTCGAAACAAACAATGAATCAACAAAAGCTGTTGGTTGCctttaagaagaaaaattacgaaGATTTCCTGAAACTTTTGGACTGCGATGATACagacataaattatttttatgggGAACCAGACAACGGAACATTACTAGATTTGGCTAATCGATCCatggatttatttttcatttttcgaatactACGCGATAGAGGCGCTAAAACATGGTATAAGGATGCAGTGACTGGTAAATTAGTAATacatgaagttttcaaaaatttggacccACAAATCCTCAAGTGTGTCTGGTTAGAGGGAGAATTTGTCAAAGCTAAACAAAGATATGAAAAAGGAACTGACATCATGCTAACTGCTGTGACAGAAAACGACGTTGAGGCGATGGAAGTGCTGGCTCACTCCTACTCTCTAGTATATACCGATGGTTCGCATTATAATTCTTATCTGCATATGGAACTGCTTCGAGGAAGCATTGACGCAGTCAGAGTGTTCGTCAAGTTCTTCGATGTGGATAGAGAATTTCAAAGAGACTCTAACGGATGCGCCTATACTTGTCGCGAAATAATACTGCAGAAATATCCTGAATTGGAATCCGAGCTTCCAACTGAACCATCCAGCAGCAAGCTCGctgagaatttatttttctatttgcaTCGAAATGCTCCAGAATTATTTCTAAATCGAGTCAACGATCTTAGCACAGAAATGCTGAATGATAGCCGCGACACAGATGGCAAGACTTATTTACACGTTGCTTGCGAATGTAATTACACCGAAGTTGTGGATGAactgttgaaaagaaaaatccaaTTGAATCCGGTTGCTCCGTTATGTGTCTTGGACGACGGGTACATGAATGAAGGAACACCAATAATGGTGGCCGCTTACCGAGGTCATCTCCAAATTTTTATTACACTCCTACGCATACCCGAAGTTGAATTGCAAATTGAAGGAAAAGGATCCGTTTTGCATGCAGTGTTACATGGTATGTGGGGTCAGCAAGTTCGTCGATACGCGAAATCTAATGTTACCGATTATCATTTCGAGATTTTGGAAAACGTATTCGAAGATATCAACAGATTAAATGTAGACTTTAAAGACGCATTCCGTATGACCGCTCTTCAATGGGCTATGAAATTCAACAACAAATTTGTCATCAAGAAACTGCTTAATGCGGGAGCCAAACTCCGTTTCACAGATTACAGGGGTAAGTTTTGTTTAACTTCGACGTCAGCTACAATAATAGAAAGCTACCTTGATGACTGCATTAAAGTAGAGTCTTCAAGTCGGTATAGCCTTCATGATCATCATATCCGGAGAGAGGGTACTGATGATATGAAATTAAACTACACGATATTcaaaaaagtgctcaaaaattcaacgaaaaccGGTGGGGAAATGGAATTGTTCATTCAAAGCAGATTTATACCAGAGTTGAGAACAGTTGTAAAGCATCCTCTTTCGAAAAGTTTCATTTACTTGAAATGGTgtctagtgaaaaaatattactacaTTAGTTTAGCATTCTATCTATTGATTTGTTTGGTCCTGagtttgttcattttccaaactaAAGACTGTCTAACTTCACCCGGCAATTTAAACAGTTTTAGTGCAACTTCATGCGACGTATCATCGTGGTTGCGATGGATGATAGTACTATGTTTGATCATACTCATTGCATGGGAGGTATGCCAATTATTAATTTCAAGTAGCATATGCCCATACGTTTCTTTAGACCAAACTCCCGTACTATTTTTGATCATCTGGTTTGTTGGTCTTCTTCTCACAAAAAGCTATGATACGGAGTTGGCAGCAGCGATTATTCTTGCATCGTGGTTCCGATTCACATTTTTACTGGCCAAACAtccgtttttttcaatttacattgAGATGTTCATTGTAGTGGGgcgtaattttctgaaatttttcgttttgtatATAATTTTGATCGGATCATTTGCGTACAGCTTTTTCATCATGTTCAGAAATAAAACTGACCTATATGCATCGCCGGAAgataaaaattccataaatttgtGGCAAAGTCCGCTTGTATCACTTCTCAAATCGATCATTATGATGACTGGCGAGTTTGACGCTTCTTCTTTACCATTGGGCTCAAACTTCAGTACcagctatatttttttcattgcattCGTCTTTTTAATTAGCATAGTACTTTATAATTTATTAAACGGCTTGGCCGTTAGTGATATACAAGCCATCAAGGAAGATGCTGAATTTTTTGCTTTGGTAACTCGAGCTGAACTGATTGCGTACTGGGAACGTCTTATTCATAGCACAAAATTTGGagataaattattaaatttgcATGTAACTGATTTTGTTATATTAAATTCAGGCAAAAATAACTTTATCAAGGTATTGTCTCAGCGTACTATTCATTatgaaattattggtaaaatgcCACCCTACATTGTtaaacaaattgaacaattatTGGAAAAACGAAACCAAtcctattttgataaaatttgtacTCAGCAGcatgagatgaaaaataatcaagcCGAGAAAGAATCAATTGATAAATTAGTTCATCAGTTGAGTGAGAAAATACATGATATAAAACTTGAAAACGATGCAAAAATAACTAGAATTGGTGAACAAATTACTGATAACAGCgtgaaaatgtctgaaattgacaaaaaagttgctggaattGATGTTAAAATGGCTGAGATTGGGGACAAAATTGCTGGAATTGATGTGAAAATGGCTGAGATTGGcgacaaaattgctaaaatgaaAGGAAAAGCAGTTGAAcacgatgaaaatttgttgCAAAGAGTTGATCAGcgaattaataaattaatggAATCCATTGAGCAGGCACTGATAGCGCATTTAAAACAGAAAGAATAAGGATTCGCGATCAAGTTTTTCGGTTTATagtaaattcaataaatttgtaggtaggtattattaagATGTACTCTTTATTACAGTAGAGACtcatttttatagaaatatcattagataataaaattttcctaATTTCATCAGCATTTCTAATTAATATGTACAATgcaatcattattttttttacaccgcGTTTATCGTTGATTCTTTCTATGAAATCGCTCAATCTCCATGATCCCCACATTAGGTAACAAAGGAATGGGCTAACTAGTCGAATaagactgaaaatttatttgctcttttggcattttttgatggaaaacttTGGGTCTCAAACTTGTGTTGAAAGAAGCCCCAAAATAGGCGAGTGATTAGAATGTGGCCTAAAAAAATTCCCTGATTTGAAGTCGCTCAGTcaatcatttcgaaatttttgaagcatCTTCTGAAGAAAAACTTGGGAACGCATTTCAAAATATCGGGCTATTggtaggtagaaaaaaaaacgttgacccgaaacataatttttttactcgtgtgACGTGCCACAAATGATGCTCGGAGTTATCGTAGCTCAAAAgcgcaatttgaaattcatgtagagtttttttaaaaataaatttgtttcaaaaatttcactttcccCATTCATGTCAAAGTAGTTGGGATATGACTTGAACAGAAAATTCCCAGAAGCGCAGTTACGACTCCCCCATATCTGTGATTTTTTCTACAGTAGTCAAACTTTGATGGGCCATAATCTTAAAAATGGTCGAATTCGGATGActcgattcaaattttttcaggtgaatACAAATATTAAGTGTAAGAccttttgcagaaaaaaatatggcaaaaataataaaacaggCATGTATTAAATCCTGTACGGAAAGAAAAATGGTAAGTATGTATAAGCTTCAATATAAAGACATGAACAAGAGCGGGAGTTTGTTTGAAATCATGgccaaaaacaggacttcttgAAATCCTTGTAAGTAAGATGTAACTCTTTACtgcagaattgaaaaaaaaacttctagcATGCCTACTTCAGTGCCAAGTCCTCCCAATCCAGTTCAAATTCACTCAAGTCAGAACTTTctatacctttaaaaaaaatatcaaaattctgaaaaaggcAAGTAGTTACAATGGTACATAGATAAGAAATTACTCACAtagataaaattcaatttactcagttttttaaatgaaaaaagtaagacatttttgaaattttgacaaaaaataggacatttttggatttaaaatttacaaagtcgaaaaaatatataggtaaatTCATCAgcgaaaaaagtatgaaaatacAATACcagtatcgatgatccatgtacttatttcggatccatgcaaacttgagtgtctctcatcagcattgttttttttgcgcattattttcttcccaatggaaaattttacaagtttttcattcagtaattcatcaacttcaaataaagtttggaaaaaacatgattagcgaagtaagtagcttacaatgtgtactttcaaaataaatactttcatatttgtttGTACCTcaactgatttttataatttttttcatttttaatttttcataagctgcaccgatttttttcatgggtataAATGTGGACCCCCCAAttattttacctaattttgattcaatattttttagaatattcagaaaagtgttattaacaaagaagacaagtccaaagtgtcgaaaatggaaccatgattttttcatttctcataaacttggcaaattttttgcatgggtataaatatggacccctaaatttttttcgtctaattttgattcaatggtttttagaatactgAGAAAAGAGTTATTAATATGTagagaagacaagtccaaagcatcgaaaaacatctttaaataaatttttgttcaattttctgaaatttttattcattttttgagggggtccatatttgtaccactctatgtcacttttttaaatttcaaatttctcggtgagttttcaaaaaaaaaaaattttgttacacAATATAtgtactagagtctttggcctttcgaatggtacctatattcgaaaaaaaattgataattttttctaccttttaggtaaagccaaaaagctagagggggtccatatttgtaccttctccttatttaatgaaattttgagaaatttcc encodes:
- the LOC135837763 gene encoding transient receptor potential cation channel protein painless-like, with product MNQQKLLVAFKKKNYEDFLKLLDCDDTDINYFYGEPDNGTLLDLANRSMDLFFIFRILRDRGAKTWYKDAVTGKLVIHEVFKNLDPQILKCVWLEGEFVKAKQRYEKGTDIMLTAVTENDVEAMEVLAHSYSLVYTDGSHYNSYLHMELLRGSIDAVRVFVKFFDVDREFQRDSNGCAYTCREIILQKYPELESELPTEPSSSKLAENLFFYLHRNAPELFLNRVNDLSTEMLNDSRDTDGKTYLHVACECNYTEVVDELLKRKIQLNPVAPLCVLDDGYMNEGTPIMVAAYRGHLQIFITLLRIPEVELQIEGKGSVLHAVLHGMWGQQVRRYAKSNVTDYHFEILENVFEDINRLNVDFKDAFRMTALQWAMKFNNKFVIKKLLNAGAKLRFTDYRGKFCLTSTSATIIESYLDDCIKVESSSRYSLHDHHIRREGTDDMKLNYTIFKKVLKNSTKTGGEMELFIQSRFIPELRTVVKHPLSKSFIYLKWCLVKKYYYISLAFYLLICLVLSLFIFQTKDCLTSPGNLNSFSATSCDVSSWLRWMIVLCLIILIAWEVCQLLISSSICPYVSLDQTPVLFLIIWFVGLLLTKSYDTELAAAIILASWFRFTFLLAKHPFFSIYIEMFIVVGRNFLKFFVLYIILIGSFAYSFFIMFRNKTDLYASPEDKNSINLWQSPLVSLLKSIIMMTGEFDASSLPLGSNFSTSYIFFIAFVFLISIVLYNLLNGLAVSDIQAIKEDAEFFALVTRAELIAYWERLIHSTKFGDKLLNLHVTDFVILNSGKNNFIKVLSQRTIHYEIIGKMPPYIVKQIEQLLEKRNQSYFDKICTQQHEMKNNQAEKESIDKLVHQLSEKIHDIKLENDAKITRIGEQITDNSVKMSEIDKKVAGIDVKMAEIGDKIAGIDVKMAEIGDKIAKMKGKAVEHDENLLQRVDQRINKLMESIEQALIAHLKQKE